A window of the Lactuca sativa cultivar Salinas chromosome 5, Lsat_Salinas_v11, whole genome shotgun sequence genome harbors these coding sequences:
- the LOC111909142 gene encoding uncharacterized protein LOC111909142 codes for MEFRKCYLDLVLVPLSFLITIGYHLWLWHNVRNRPLSTVIGVNAHGRRLWVSTIMKDNDKKNILAVQTIRNTIMGSTLMATTSILLCSGLAAVISSTYSVKKPLNDTIYGAHGEFMVALKYVTLLVLFLFSFMCHSLSIRFISQVNYLINCPQDSTIVTSTYVSELLEKSFTLNAAGNRIFYSAIPIVLWIFGPVLVFLCSLSMVPMLYNLDILFGDSKKGRNGEIANEV; via the exons ATGGAATTTAGAAAGTGTTATCTTGATCTTGTGTTGGTACCCTTATCGTTTCTGATAACTATCGGTTATCACCTTTGGTTATGGCATAATGTTCGAAATCGACCACTTTCAACTGTTATTGGTGTAAATGCTCATGGACGCCGCTTATGGGTATCCACCATTATGAAG GATAATGACAAGAAAAACATCTTAGCTGTTCAAACAATCAGAAACACAATCATGGGATCAACCCTAATGGCCACCACGTCAATACTACTGTGCTCCGGCTTAGCAGCAGTTATCAGCAGTACTTATAGTGTCAAAAAGCCACTTAATGACACTATATATGGGGCACATGGAGAATTCATGGTGGCATTGAAGTACGTAACGCTGCTGGTTCTCTTTCTCTTCTCTTTCATGTGTCATTCTCTATCAATTAGATTCATTAGCCAAGTGAACTATTTGATCAACTGCCCACAAGATTCAACAATTGTGACTTCTACGTATGTGTCGGAGCTTTTAGAGAAGAGTTTCACTCTAAATGCAGCCGGAAATAGGATTTTTTATTCAGCGATCCCGATTGTGCTTTGGATTTTTGGTCCTGTGCTTGTGTTCTTATGTTCGTTGAGCATGGTGCCTATGCTATATAACCTTGACATATTGTTTGGAGATTCGAAGAAAGGAAGGAATGGTGAGATAGCAAATGAGGTTTAA